From the genome of Mesorhizobium japonicum MAFF 303099, one region includes:
- a CDS encoding VOC family protein yields MSELPFAATTPVSVARVGLKARDAESLAAYYRRVVGLQELSRADGAITLGAGSRPLLVLEPDASAKPDDPRSAGLFHTAFLLPSRADLGRWINHAISDKIAIEGASDHLVSEALYLTDPEGNGIEIYADRRPQDWKWNGDKIAMATERLNIPAVVGEVPVGDAGWQGAPENSIVGHVHLRVGRPEEAEAWWNQEFGFDTVAKYGGQAVFLSSGHYHHHIGANAWQSAGAGRRDPSRSGLAWVEMRSDNVTGETTREDPWGTVIRTVPGKA; encoded by the coding sequence ATGAGCGAACTGCCATTTGCCGCTACCACGCCGGTGAGCGTTGCCCGCGTCGGGTTGAAGGCGCGCGACGCCGAAAGCCTCGCTGCCTATTACCGCAGGGTTGTCGGCCTGCAGGAATTGAGCCGTGCCGATGGCGCGATCACCCTCGGTGCCGGCAGCCGTCCGTTGCTGGTCCTCGAGCCGGATGCTTCCGCCAAGCCTGACGATCCGCGCAGCGCCGGCCTGTTCCACACGGCCTTCCTGCTGCCCAGCCGTGCCGATCTCGGCCGCTGGATCAACCACGCCATATCAGACAAGATCGCCATCGAGGGCGCGTCCGACCATCTGGTCAGCGAAGCGCTCTACCTGACCGACCCCGAAGGCAACGGCATCGAGATCTATGCCGACCGCCGGCCGCAGGACTGGAAGTGGAACGGCGACAAGATCGCCATGGCGACCGAGCGGCTCAACATTCCGGCTGTCGTCGGCGAAGTACCGGTCGGCGATGCAGGCTGGCAAGGCGCGCCGGAAAACAGCATTGTCGGCCATGTCCATCTTCGTGTCGGCAGGCCGGAAGAGGCGGAAGCCTGGTGGAACCAGGAATTCGGCTTCGACACGGTGGCCAAATATGGCGGTCAGGCAGTGTTCCTGTCGTCGGGCCATTACCATCATCACATCGGCGCCAATGCCTGGCAGAGCGCCGGCGCCGGCCGTCGCGACCCGTCGCGTTCGGGCCTCGCCTGGGTCGAGATGCGTTCGGACAATGTGACCGGCGAAACGACCCGTGAGGATCCTTGGGGCACGGTGATCAGGACCGTTCCGGGAAAGGCGTGA
- the purB gene encoding adenylosuccinate lyase produces the protein MIPRYSRPEMVAIWSPETRFRIWFEIEAHACDALAELGVIPKEAAKTIWEKGGAAKFDVEKIDEIERVTKHDVIAFLTHLAEFVGPDARFIHQGMTSSDVLDTCFAVQLTRASDILLADIDGLLAALKRRAFEHKDTVTIGRSHGIHAEPTTFGIKLAQAYAEFSRCRERLVHAREDIATCAISGAVGTFANIEPYVEEHVAAKLGLKPEPVSTQVIPRDRHAMFFATLGVIASSMERLATEIRHLQRTEVLEAEEYFSPGQKGSSAMPHKRNPVLTENLTGLARMVRSMALPAMEDVALWHERDISHSSVERMIGPDATVTLDFALSRLTGVVDKLVVYPENMLRNMNKFRGLVHSQRVMLALTQAGLSREDSYRLVQRNAMKVWEQGADFLEELLADKEVTAALPEAEIREKFDLGYHTKHVDTIFRRVFGEA, from the coding sequence ATGATCCCTCGCTATTCCCGGCCGGAAATGGTCGCCATCTGGTCGCCCGAAACCCGGTTTCGCATCTGGTTCGAAATCGAGGCCCATGCCTGCGACGCGCTGGCCGAACTCGGCGTCATCCCGAAGGAAGCGGCAAAGACCATCTGGGAAAAGGGCGGGGCCGCGAAATTCGACGTCGAGAAGATCGACGAGATCGAACGCGTCACCAAGCATGACGTCATCGCGTTCCTCACACATCTTGCCGAATTCGTCGGACCGGATGCGCGTTTCATCCACCAGGGCATGACGTCTTCGGATGTGCTGGACACCTGCTTTGCCGTCCAGCTTACCCGCGCCAGCGACATTCTGCTCGCAGACATTGACGGCCTGCTTGCCGCGCTCAAGCGCCGCGCCTTCGAACACAAGGACACCGTTACCATCGGCCGCAGCCACGGCATCCATGCCGAGCCGACAACCTTCGGCATCAAGCTGGCGCAGGCCTATGCCGAATTCTCGCGCTGCCGCGAGCGGCTGGTGCACGCACGCGAAGACATCGCCACCTGCGCCATATCAGGGGCGGTCGGCACCTTCGCCAACATCGAACCCTATGTCGAGGAGCATGTCGCGGCAAAGCTCGGGCTGAAGCCGGAGCCGGTGTCGACGCAAGTGATCCCGCGCGACCGCCACGCCATGTTCTTTGCCACGCTCGGCGTCATCGCCTCGTCGATGGAGCGGCTGGCGACCGAGATCCGGCACCTGCAGCGCACCGAGGTGCTGGAAGCGGAAGAGTATTTTTCGCCGGGCCAGAAAGGCTCGTCGGCAATGCCGCACAAGCGCAATCCGGTGCTGACGGAAAACCTCACCGGCCTTGCCCGCATGGTGCGCTCCATGGCGCTGCCGGCGATGGAGGATGTGGCGCTCTGGCACGAGCGCGACATCTCGCACTCCTCCGTCGAGCGCATGATTGGTCCGGACGCCACGGTGACGCTGGATTTCGCGCTGTCACGCCTGACCGGCGTCGTCGACAAGCTGGTCGTCTATCCCGAGAACATGCTGAGGAACATGAACAAGTTCCGCGGCCTGGTGCATTCGCAGCGCGTCATGCTGGCGCTGACGCAGGCCGGCCTGTCGCGCGAGGACTCCTACCGGCTGGTGCAGCGCAACGCCATGAAGGTGTGGGAACAAGGCGCTGATTTTCTTGAGGAACTTTTGGCGGACAAGGAAGTCACCGCCGCCTTGCCGGAGGCGGAAATCCGTGAGAAATTCGACCTGGGCTACCACACCAAGCATGTCGACACGATCTTCAGGCGGGTGTTCGGGGAGGCTTGA
- a CDS encoding DUF2259 domain-containing protein — translation MRMLFLFAVSLAAQLGALIVAQAGDVAELEILGFSKDGGVFAFEEYGVQDGSGFPYANRYYIDTSTDSFLKGTPIRVRLDDENAKLDAARLQARQKGEAIVSQAELSANRGITAGFNPVTELSADPHRMAVNPRPIFSPVDQPLEFRLDEIGMNNTEGCDSQGEINGFRLLRIEAQDGGTTKLLHEDKSIPKSRSCPNGYRIGAVQTFSMDSLSAYAVLIAVRQYGFEGPDFRWIAVTGRL, via the coding sequence ATGCGAATGCTCTTCCTGTTTGCCGTTTCCCTGGCCGCACAGCTTGGCGCGTTGATCGTCGCCCAGGCCGGCGATGTCGCCGAGCTTGAAATCCTTGGCTTCAGCAAGGACGGCGGCGTGTTCGCCTTCGAGGAATACGGCGTCCAGGACGGGTCGGGCTTCCCCTATGCCAACCGCTATTACATCGACACGAGCACCGACAGCTTTCTCAAGGGCACGCCGATCCGGGTGCGGCTCGACGACGAGAACGCCAAACTGGATGCGGCGCGCCTCCAGGCCCGGCAAAAGGGCGAGGCCATTGTCAGCCAGGCCGAGTTGAGCGCCAACCGCGGCATCACGGCCGGTTTCAACCCGGTGACCGAGCTTTCGGCCGATCCGCACCGCATGGCGGTCAATCCACGCCCGATCTTCTCTCCGGTCGACCAACCGCTCGAGTTCCGGCTGGACGAGATCGGCATGAACAACACCGAAGGCTGCGACAGCCAGGGCGAGATCAATGGCTTCCGGCTGCTGCGCATAGAAGCGCAGGATGGCGGCACCACCAAATTGCTGCATGAGGACAAGTCTATCCCCAAAAGCCGTAGCTGCCCGAACGGCTACCGCATCGGCGCGGTCCAGACATTCTCCATGGATAGCCTCAGCGCCTATGCGGTGCTGATCGCGGTGCGCCAATATGGCTTCGAGGGTCCGGACTTCCGCTGGATCGCCGTGACCGGCCGCCTGTGA
- a CDS encoding DUF2171 domain-containing protein — translation MTDTSKIREHMEVVGADGVHLGTVDKVDGQRIKLTKADSGEGAHKGHHHYIPLALVAEVDGKKVWLSANSDVAVTFEEEKSDPV, via the coding sequence ATGACCGACACCAGCAAAATTCGTGAGCATATGGAAGTCGTCGGCGCCGATGGCGTGCATCTCGGCACTGTCGACAAGGTCGACGGCCAGCGCATCAAGCTGACCAAGGCCGACAGCGGCGAGGGCGCTCACAAGGGTCATCACCACTACATTCCTCTGGCCCTGGTTGCAGAAGTCGATGGCAAGAAGGTGTGGCTGTCGGCGAATTCCGACGTGGCGGTGACGTTCGAGGAAGAAAAATCCGATCCGGTCTGA
- a CDS encoding P1 family peptidase, which translates to MFHTGPRNLITDVAGLRVGNSSDARLKSGVTTILCDEPAVAGVQILGGAPGTRETDLLEPHNSIEAIHAVVLSGGSAFGLDAASGVQAALRERGVGFEVGGFRVPIVPAAILFDLRNGGDKDWGRYPPYRDLGYEAAQSAATDFQLGTVGAGTGALTAGLKGGLGSASTLLDTGVTIGALAAVNPTGSVTVGRTRHLWAAPFEIGDEFGGLGYPSPMPADAKEILLKYRDKHAGKQMETGGNTTIAVIATDAVLTKAAAKRLAMSAHDGFVRAIWPTHTPADGDLVFALATGTSGIRLEADAAIDLYAAAGATMARAIGRGVFAATPADNDLFPVWSSRLG; encoded by the coding sequence ATGTTCCACACCGGTCCGCGCAATCTGATCACCGACGTTGCCGGCCTGCGCGTCGGCAATTCTTCCGATGCCCGGCTGAAATCCGGCGTGACGACTATCCTTTGCGACGAACCGGCGGTGGCCGGTGTCCAGATCCTGGGCGGCGCGCCGGGCACGCGCGAGACGGACCTGCTCGAACCGCACAATTCGATAGAGGCGATCCATGCTGTGGTGCTGTCGGGCGGTTCGGCTTTCGGCCTCGACGCTGCGTCCGGCGTGCAGGCGGCACTGCGCGAGCGCGGCGTCGGCTTCGAGGTGGGCGGCTTTCGCGTGCCGATCGTGCCGGCGGCGATCCTGTTCGACCTGCGCAATGGTGGGGACAAGGACTGGGGCCGTTATCCCCCATATCGCGACCTCGGCTATGAGGCAGCGCAATCCGCCGCGACCGATTTCCAGCTCGGCACGGTCGGTGCCGGCACCGGTGCCTTAACCGCCGGGCTGAAGGGCGGCCTGGGCTCCGCTTCTACGCTGCTCGACACAGGCGTTACCATCGGTGCGCTGGCCGCCGTCAATCCGACCGGATCGGTGACCGTCGGGCGCACCCGCCATTTGTGGGCAGCGCCCTTCGAAATCGGCGACGAATTCGGCGGGCTCGGCTATCCCTCGCCCATGCCGGCCGATGCGAAGGAGATCTTGCTGAAATACCGCGACAAGCATGCGGGCAAGCAGATGGAAACCGGCGGCAACACCACCATCGCCGTCATTGCCACGGATGCGGTTCTCACCAAGGCCGCGGCGAAACGCCTGGCAATGTCGGCGCATGACGGCTTCGTGCGCGCCATCTGGCCGACGCACACGCCGGCCGATGGTGACTTGGTGTTCGCACTGGCGACGGGAACGAGCGGCATCCGGCTCGAGGCCGATGCGGCAATCGACCTCTATGCCGCGGCCGGCGCCACCATGGCGCGCGCCATCGGCCGTGGCGTGTTTGCCGCGACGCCAGCCGACAACGATCTGTTTCCCGTCTGGTCGTCGCGGTTGGGCTGA
- a CDS encoding branched-chain amino acid ABC transporter substrate-binding protein, with the protein MRPGATISAALAWLFLAGAASAQTLTIGVAAPLSGPSAILGKQIEAGAALAAQADGVELKTEDDACTADGGAAAARVFAAAKVSVVIGFLCTEAIEAAMPILKDANIPVITVGVRTESLTDRRAKTGWPVYRLGPRGDDERNAVASTLTHLWQKELFAIIDDGTIYGREMAETFRAAAEQAALKPVFVDTFRPQLDNQIGMIGRLKKAGATHVFAGGDGDDIAIMGRDAAQLQAGIVFAGGENLRTPPGDVPYATGTLMIAPPEWADVADAKVLESFSVQKIVPDGYTLPAFAAVEIAKAASTLSPGKPLTEVLSGHDFATAIGPVRFDAKGDLSQSPYRVFRFDGARFVPLESN; encoded by the coding sequence ATGCGACCCGGGGCAACGATATCGGCCGCGCTGGCCTGGCTGTTCCTGGCCGGCGCCGCTAGCGCCCAGACGCTGACGATCGGCGTTGCTGCTCCGTTGTCGGGACCGTCGGCCATCCTCGGCAAGCAGATCGAGGCCGGTGCAGCGCTGGCGGCGCAAGCAGACGGCGTCGAACTCAAGACCGAGGATGATGCCTGCACCGCCGATGGCGGGGCAGCCGCGGCCAGGGTTTTTGCTGCGGCCAAGGTCAGTGTCGTGATCGGCTTCCTCTGCACCGAAGCCATCGAGGCGGCGATGCCGATCCTCAAGGACGCCAATATCCCGGTCATCACCGTCGGCGTGCGTACCGAAAGCCTCACCGACCGCCGCGCCAAGACCGGCTGGCCGGTCTATCGCCTGGGGCCGCGCGGCGACGATGAACGCAACGCCGTCGCCTCCACCCTCACCCACCTGTGGCAGAAGGAGCTGTTCGCCATCATCGATGACGGCACCATCTATGGCCGCGAGATGGCGGAAACATTTCGCGCGGCGGCCGAGCAAGCGGCGCTGAAACCGGTGTTCGTCGACACGTTCCGGCCGCAGCTCGACAACCAGATAGGGATGATCGGGCGGCTGAAGAAGGCCGGCGCCACGCATGTCTTTGCCGGCGGCGACGGTGACGACATCGCGATTATGGGCCGCGATGCCGCGCAGCTGCAGGCCGGCATCGTCTTTGCCGGCGGCGAAAATCTGCGCACGCCGCCCGGCGACGTGCCCTATGCGACAGGCACGCTGATGATCGCGCCGCCCGAATGGGCCGATGTCGCCGACGCAAAGGTGCTGGAAAGCTTCTCCGTGCAGAAAATCGTGCCGGACGGCTATACGCTGCCGGCCTTTGCGGCGGTCGAGATCGCCAAGGCCGCATCGACCTTGTCCCCGGGCAAGCCGCTGACCGAAGTGCTGAGCGGGCATGATTTCGCCACGGCGATCGGCCCGGTCCGCTTCGACGCCAAGGGCGACCTCAGCCAGAGCCCCTACCGCGTCTTCCGCTTCGACGGCGCGCGCTTCGTGCCTTTGGAAAGCAATTGA
- a CDS encoding flavin reductase produces MLKKNDIGPQAYRDAMSHFAGHVHVVTTDGPAGKRGTTVIAACSVSDTPPTILVCLNRENANNELFVKNGRFALNTLASHQEPLSIGFSGITGLPVEERFALGEWDVISTGAPTLKGALAVFDCELIDTKDLATHRVLFGKVTGLRMGDNLRPLIYHARGYHVLDSGAAAFTEKE; encoded by the coding sequence GTGCTGAAGAAGAATGATATTGGACCGCAGGCCTATCGCGACGCGATGAGCCATTTTGCCGGCCACGTCCATGTGGTCACCACCGACGGGCCCGCCGGCAAGCGCGGCACGACGGTGATCGCTGCCTGCTCGGTGTCGGACACGCCGCCGACCATTCTGGTCTGTCTCAATCGCGAAAATGCCAATAATGAGCTGTTCGTGAAAAACGGCCGGTTTGCCCTGAACACGCTGGCTTCGCACCAGGAACCGCTGTCGATCGGCTTTTCAGGCATCACCGGCCTGCCGGTCGAGGAGCGTTTCGCGCTCGGCGAATGGGACGTGATCTCCACCGGCGCGCCGACGCTGAAGGGCGCGCTCGCCGTGTTCGACTGCGAATTGATCGACACCAAGGATCTGGCCACGCATCGTGTGCTTTTTGGCAAGGTGACAGGCCTTCGCATGGGCGATAATTTGCGGCCGCTGATCTATCACGCCCGCGGCTATCATGTCCTGGACAGCGGAGCGGCGGCGTTCACGGAGAAAGAATGA
- a CDS encoding AAA family ATPase: MTELKPRPVPRTIDETLDLLTGADYVADRSLATVLFLSLRMNRPLFLEGEAGVGKTEIAKVLAQALGRRLIRLQCYEGLDVSSAVYEWNYAAQMIEIRMEEAAGKVDRSAMERNVFSEKYLIRRPVLDALTGKTGAAPVFLIDELDRTDEAFEAFLLEILSDYQVTVPELGTIKAQEPPIVIITTNRTREIHDALKRRCLYHWVDYPNAERELEIVRRKVPRANQRLSAEVVSFIQKLRQIELFKVPGVAETIDWAGALTELDKVALDPETVSDTIGVLLKYQDDIARIGTGEGRRILDEVKAELAAAE; this comes from the coding sequence ATGACCGAACTGAAACCGCGCCCCGTACCGCGGACGATCGACGAGACGCTCGATCTCCTGACCGGCGCGGACTATGTGGCGGACCGGTCGCTGGCGACCGTGCTTTTCCTGTCGTTGCGTATGAACCGGCCATTGTTCCTCGAGGGCGAGGCCGGCGTCGGCAAGACCGAGATCGCCAAGGTGCTGGCGCAGGCGCTTGGCCGCCGGCTGATCCGCTTGCAGTGCTATGAAGGGCTCGACGTTTCGTCTGCCGTCTACGAGTGGAATTACGCCGCGCAGATGATCGAGATCCGCATGGAGGAGGCGGCCGGCAAGGTCGACCGCTCCGCCATGGAGCGCAACGTCTTCTCGGAAAAATACCTGATCCGCCGCCCGGTGCTCGATGCGCTGACCGGCAAGACCGGAGCGGCCCCCGTCTTCCTGATCGACGAACTCGACCGCACCGACGAAGCTTTCGAAGCCTTCCTGCTCGAAATCCTTTCCGACTACCAGGTGACGGTGCCGGAGCTCGGCACCATCAAGGCGCAAGAACCGCCGATCGTCATCATCACCACCAACCGCACCCGCGAGATCCACGACGCGTTGAAGCGGCGCTGCCTGTATCACTGGGTCGATTATCCCAATGCTGAGCGCGAATTGGAGATCGTACGCCGCAAAGTGCCGCGGGCCAACCAGCGGCTTTCGGCGGAGGTGGTCTCCTTCATCCAGAAACTGCGCCAGATCGAACTGTTCAAGGTGCCGGGCGTCGCCGAGACCATAGATTGGGCCGGCGCGCTGACCGAACTCGACAAGGTGGCACTCGACCCGGAAACTGTGTCCGACACGATCGGCGTGCTGCTGAAATACCAGGACGACATTGCCCGCATCGGCACGGGCGAGGGCCGGCGCATCCTCGACGAGGTCAAGGCCGAGCTCGCGGCGGCGGAGTAA
- a CDS encoding vWA domain-containing protein, with amino-acid sequence MKAPGAYPKEADPKEATADGRIADNIVYFARTLRKAGMRVGPASVKDAIEAVLAAGIGSRDDFYWTLHAVLVSRHEDHPVFDEAFRLFWKSRELIEKLLAMFSPVAPDVREKQKPRAAENRVSQAMFEGHQKNQPPQEVPEIEVDARFTFSGNEVLRGKDFAQMNVAEIADAKKAIAELRLPFDMVRTRRFKADAHGRRIDPRAMMRSAARTGGELILPKFRSAREVHPPLVVLADISGSMSQYTRIFLHFLHALTEKRRRVHTFVFGTRLTNLTRQMRHRDPDAALADCSAAVKDWSGGTRIGDTLAEFNLAWSRRVLGQGAVVLLITDGLERDDVAGLSQEMERLHKSCRRLIWLNPLLRFDGFQARARGVKAMLPHVDEFRSVHNLDALADLCASLDKKSAQSVDPRRWMEAGARQAA; translated from the coding sequence ATGAAAGCGCCGGGTGCTTACCCCAAAGAGGCCGACCCCAAGGAGGCGACGGCGGACGGACGCATCGCTGACAACATCGTCTATTTCGCCCGCACCTTGCGTAAAGCAGGCATGCGGGTCGGACCGGCCTCGGTCAAGGACGCCATCGAGGCGGTGCTGGCCGCCGGCATCGGCTCGCGTGACGATTTCTACTGGACGCTGCATGCGGTGCTGGTGTCCAGGCACGAGGACCACCCGGTCTTCGACGAGGCCTTCCGGCTGTTCTGGAAATCGCGCGAACTGATCGAGAAACTGCTGGCGATGTTTTCGCCGGTGGCGCCCGACGTCAGGGAGAAGCAGAAGCCGCGCGCGGCCGAAAACCGCGTCAGCCAGGCCATGTTCGAGGGCCATCAGAAGAATCAGCCACCCCAGGAGGTCCCTGAGATCGAGGTCGATGCCCGCTTCACCTTTTCCGGCAACGAGGTGTTGCGGGGCAAAGATTTTGCCCAGATGAACGTCGCCGAAATCGCGGACGCGAAGAAGGCTATCGCCGAGCTGCGGCTGCCTTTCGACATGGTGCGGACCCGGCGCTTCAAAGCCGATGCGCATGGCCGCCGCATCGACCCGCGCGCCATGATGCGCTCGGCCGCGCGCACCGGCGGCGAATTGATCCTGCCGAAATTCCGCTCGGCCCGTGAAGTCCACCCGCCGCTGGTGGTGCTGGCCGACATTTCCGGTTCGATGAGCCAGTACACCCGCATCTTCCTGCATTTCCTGCACGCGCTGACGGAAAAACGCCGCCGCGTCCACACCTTCGTCTTCGGCACGCGGCTGACCAATCTGACCCGGCAGATGCGCCACCGCGACCCCGATGCCGCGCTTGCCGATTGCTCGGCGGCGGTCAAGGACTGGTCCGGCGGCACGCGCATTGGCGACACACTGGCCGAGTTCAACCTGGCATGGTCGCGGCGCGTGCTGGGGCAGGGCGCGGTCGTGCTTCTGATCACCGATGGGCTGGAGCGCGACGATGTCGCCGGCCTTTCGCAGGAGATGGAGCGGCTGCACAAATCTTGCCGGCGGCTGATCTGGTTGAACCCGTTGCTGCGCTTCGACGGTTTTCAGGCGCGCGCCCGCGGCGTCAAGGCGATGCTGCCGCATGTCGATGAATTCCGCTCTGTGCACAATCTCGATGCGCTCGCCGACCTCTGCGCGTCGCTGGACAAGAAGTCGGCACAGTCCGTCGATCCGCGCCGGTGGATGGAAGCTGGCGCGAGGCAGGCCGCGTAG
- a CDS encoding XdhC family protein, with protein sequence MNDSLYLDEARDPLIIAEGWMKDGKDVAIATVVETWGSAPRPVGSHLVIDADGNFHGSVSGGCVEGAVVSEAVDVIGSGKARMLEFGVADETAWQVGLSCGGRIKVYVERLG encoded by the coding sequence ATGAACGACAGTCTTTATCTCGATGAGGCCCGCGATCCGCTGATCATCGCGGAAGGTTGGATGAAGGATGGCAAGGATGTCGCCATTGCCACCGTGGTCGAGACCTGGGGTTCGGCGCCGAGGCCTGTCGGCAGCCATCTGGTCATCGATGCGGACGGCAATTTTCACGGTTCGGTCTCGGGCGGCTGCGTCGAGGGCGCGGTGGTGAGCGAGGCGGTCGACGTCATCGGCTCGGGCAAGGCCAGGATGCTCGAATTCGGCGTCGCCGACGAAACCGCCTGGCAGGTCGGCCTGTCCTGCGGCGGCCGCATCAAGGTGTATGTCGAGCGGTTGGGCTGA
- a CDS encoding XdhC family protein — protein sequence MDPYALKALNAERRARRAAILVTDLGDGRDRIVREGDQVAGDLGAAIAKAFRSGNSGSVEAEGRTFFLNAHLPQPRLLVIGAVHISQALAPMAKIAGYPVEIIDPRTAFATPDRFPDVALHAEWPEDVLKRQPLDSYTALAAVTHDPKIDDFALKAALDANCFYVGALGSRKTHAKRVERLLALGAAADQIARIHAPIGLDIGAASPAEIAVAILAQTIYAFRSRGLDVSASAQRSESILEKHDA from the coding sequence ATGGATCCATACGCCCTGAAAGCTTTGAATGCCGAGCGCCGCGCCCGCCGTGCGGCGATCCTCGTCACCGATCTCGGTGATGGCCGCGACCGCATCGTGCGTGAGGGCGACCAGGTCGCCGGTGATCTTGGAGCCGCGATCGCCAAGGCCTTTCGATCAGGCAATTCCGGTTCGGTCGAGGCTGAAGGGCGGACCTTCTTTCTCAACGCGCATCTGCCGCAGCCGCGCCTCCTGGTGATCGGCGCCGTCCATATCAGCCAGGCGCTGGCGCCGATGGCGAAAATCGCCGGCTATCCCGTCGAGATCATCGATCCGCGCACCGCTTTTGCCACGCCGGACCGCTTTCCCGATGTCGCTCTGCATGCCGAATGGCCGGAAGATGTGCTGAAGCGCCAGCCGCTCGACAGCTACACCGCACTTGCCGCCGTCACTCATGACCCGAAGATCGACGATTTCGCGCTGAAGGCCGCGCTAGACGCCAATTGCTTCTATGTCGGTGCGCTTGGCAGCCGCAAGACGCACGCCAAGCGGGTCGAGCGCCTGCTGGCGCTGGGCGCTGCTGCCGACCAGATCGCCCGTATCCATGCGCCGATCGGGCTCGATATCGGTGCCGCGAGCCCCGCCGAGATCGCGGTAGCCATTCTCGCGCAGACCATCTACGCCTTCCGCTCGCGCGGCCTCGATGTCTCCGCATCGGCGCAAAGATCGGAATCGATTTTGGAGAAGCACGATGCGTAG
- a CDS encoding NTP transferase domain-containing protein — protein sequence MKFGPIAIEEAEGAVLAHSTTAGEKRFRKAHRLSAEDISVLKRAGIVQVVAAVLSPDDLGEDAAAQRIAESMRFSGIEARPAATGRVNLHAKASGIFTVDAAMIDAINAVDPAITLATLAQHAPVEKGQMVATVKIIPFAVASTLVDTVVKICAGGEILAVNAYQPVRVGVIQTVLPGIKPSVLDKTLRVTEARLARSGGRLTAERRTPHEIAPVAEAAASLARDNDLVVIFGASAMSDFADVVPAAIERAGGTVVRAGMPVDPGNLLVLGTLGGKRIIGAPGCARSPKENGFDWVLDRLVAGLDVTAKDIAGMGVGGLLMEIPTRPQPREPLPAKSRLKVGIVLLAAGRSSRMGGPNKLLALFDGKPLVRRTAERALGSKASGTIVVTGHQRERVRAALSGLDVTFADNPDFANGLSTSLKAGIAYLPEDTAGAMIVLGDMPGVVSGDLDRLIDAFRKAGGNSVVRASHQGKRGNPVLLPRALFPAIAHLEGDTGARHLVEAEGLDVVDVEIGEGASVDVDTREALEGAGGVLQD from the coding sequence GTGAAATTCGGTCCGATTGCGATTGAAGAGGCCGAAGGCGCGGTGCTGGCGCATTCCACCACCGCTGGTGAAAAGCGCTTTCGCAAGGCGCACAGGCTGAGCGCTGAAGACATCTCCGTACTCAAGCGGGCAGGCATCGTGCAGGTCGTTGCGGCCGTGCTTTCCCCCGATGATCTGGGCGAGGACGCCGCGGCGCAAAGAATTGCCGAGAGCATGAGGTTCAGCGGCATCGAGGCGAGGCCGGCCGCCACCGGCCGAGTCAATCTCCACGCCAAGGCATCAGGCATCTTCACGGTCGATGCTGCGATGATCGACGCCATCAACGCCGTCGATCCCGCCATCACCCTTGCCACGCTGGCGCAGCATGCGCCGGTCGAAAAGGGTCAGATGGTGGCGACGGTGAAGATCATCCCCTTCGCGGTCGCCTCCACCTTGGTCGACACTGTTGTGAAAATCTGCGCCGGCGGCGAGATCCTTGCCGTCAACGCCTATCAGCCGGTGCGCGTCGGCGTCATCCAGACGGTCCTGCCGGGCATCAAACCCAGCGTGCTCGACAAGACGCTGCGCGTCACCGAAGCGCGGCTGGCGCGTTCGGGCGGCAGGTTGACGGCGGAGCGCCGAACGCCGCATGAGATCGCACCCGTGGCGGAGGCCGCCGCCTCGCTGGCGCGCGACAATGACCTGGTGGTGATCTTCGGCGCCTCGGCGATGAGCGATTTCGCCGATGTCGTTCCAGCGGCGATCGAGAGGGCGGGCGGAACAGTTGTCCGCGCCGGCATGCCGGTCGATCCCGGCAATCTGCTGGTGCTCGGTACACTCGGCGGCAAGCGCATCATCGGCGCGCCGGGCTGCGCCCGCAGTCCCAAGGAGAACGGCTTCGACTGGGTCCTTGACCGTCTTGTTGCCGGCCTCGACGTCACCGCGAAGGATATCGCCGGCATGGGGGTCGGCGGGCTGCTGATGGAAATCCCGACGCGACCGCAGCCGCGCGAACCGCTGCCGGCCAAGAGCCGGCTCAAGGTCGGCATCGTGCTTTTGGCAGCCGGCCGGTCGAGCCGCATGGGCGGGCCGAACAAACTGCTGGCGCTGTTCGACGGCAAGCCGCTGGTGCGCCGCACCGCCGAGCGCGCGCTCGGCTCGAAGGCGTCAGGCACGATCGTCGTCACCGGCCATCAGCGCGAGCGCGTACGCGCGGCTTTGTCTGGCCTCGACGTCACTTTCGCCGACAATCCCGATTTTGCCAATGGGTTGTCGACCTCGCTGAAGGCCGGCATTGCCTATCTGCCCGAAGACACCGCCGGCGCGATGATCGTTCTGGGAGATATGCCTGGTGTTGTGTCAGGCGATCTCGACCGGCTGATCGATGCCTTCCGCAAGGCCGGTGGCAATTCCGTCGTCCGCGCCTCGCATCAGGGCAAGCGCGGCAACCCGGTGCTCCTGCCGCGCGCGCTGTTCCCGGCCATCGCTCATCTCGAAGGCGATACCGGCGCACGCCATCTGGTCGAGGCCGAGGGGCTCGACGTCGTCGATGTCGAGATTGGCGAGGGCGCCTCTGTCGATGTCGACACCCGTGAGGCGCTCGAAGGCGCCGGCGGCGTGCTGCAGGATTGA